A DNA window from Gammaproteobacteria bacterium contains the following coding sequences:
- the rsmG gene encoding 16S rRNA (guanine(527)-N(7))-methyltransferase RsmG has product MAMEWQQKLEEGLAALALTEPALQAGLERYIGLLEKWNKAYNLTAIRDAGEMVTLHLLDSLVVAPLLPAGSLADVGTGAGLPGIPLAMLQPEREITLLDSNIKKTRFCQQAVLELGLKNVTVVHCRDSDYHPDRPFANVISRAFASLADFVAGTEHLVADGGSLLAMKGAYPEDEVKALPARARVQASHPLVVPGLDAERHLLDIRLTGSP; this is encoded by the coding sequence ATGGCAATGGAGTGGCAACAGAAGCTTGAAGAAGGCCTGGCAGCGCTGGCGCTGACCGAGCCGGCCTTGCAGGCCGGGCTGGAGCGCTACATCGGCCTGCTGGAAAAGTGGAACAAGGCTTACAACCTGACGGCGATCAGGGATGCTGGCGAGATGGTCACGCTGCACCTGCTGGACAGCCTGGTGGTGGCGCCATTGCTGCCGGCCGGGTCGCTGGCCGATGTCGGCACCGGGGCCGGCCTGCCGGGCATTCCGCTGGCCATGTTGCAGCCCGAGCGGGAAATTACCCTGCTGGACTCGAATATCAAGAAAACGCGCTTCTGTCAGCAGGCCGTGCTGGAACTGGGATTGAAGAACGTGACAGTGGTGCATTGCCGGGATTCGGACTACCACCCGGACCGGCCCTTTGCTAACGTAATCTCCCGTGCGTTCGCATCGCTGGCCGATTTCGTGGCCGGCACAGAGCACCTGGTCGCCGATGGGGGAAGCTTGCTGGCGATGAAAGGGGCTTACCCGGAAGACGAGGTCAAGGCGCTGCCCGCGAGGGCCCGCGTGCAGGCCAGTCACCCCCTGGTAGTACCGGGACTGGACGCCGAAAGACATTTGTTGGACATCCGATTGACCGGCTCGCCATGA